A section of the Phaseolus vulgaris cultivar G19833 chromosome 8, P. vulgaris v2.0, whole genome shotgun sequence genome encodes:
- the LOC137824632 gene encoding uncharacterized protein yields MPFYLGAFLAVALEWRAQARNAVLQTQTLQALETRVAALEEEKKILGRQNEAYRTTLKQAQEAKEEAEKQPAEAVELQVDSYTREVTLQVQVTGLQGMVETYDEVQKVLKIRCSEQADRLERVEGEMATQAKAMGLLQVDYDKLQVEVSRLRVEKEGLEKQVASGDAIIEELEKDKKTLVNDMAGTFEEGFKEALAQAVCENPGIDVSNCDSIHHIVDGKVVPLEMDD; encoded by the coding sequence atgcccttctacttgggggccttcttggcggtggcccttgaatggcgcgcccaagcCAGAAACGCTGTTCTGCAaactcaaaccctccaggccttggaaacaagggtagctgccctggaggaggaaaagaagatTTTGGGACGCCAAAACGAAGCTTACCGAACCAccctgaagcaggcgcaagagGCCAAAGAAGAGGCTGAAAAACAACCGGCAGAGGCGGTGGAGCTGCAGGTTGACTCCTACACTCGGGAAGTCACTCTTCAAGTCCAAGTAACAGGCCTCCAGGGCATGGTCGAAACTTACGACGAAGTCCAAAAGGTCTTGAAGATCCGGTGCAGTGAGCAGGCTGACAGACTGGAGCGGGTGGAGGGGGagatggctacccaggccaaagctatgggccttctccaggttgactacgacaaactgcaggtcgaaGTCAGCCGACTCCGTGTGGAGAAGGAAGGTTTGGAGAAACAAGTGGCTTCGGGGGACGCCATCATCGAGGAGTTAGAGAAGGATAAGAAGACCCTCGTCAATGACATGGCaggtaccttcgaggaggggttcaaaGAGGCTCTAGCCCAGGCCGTATGTGAGAACCCGGGAATCGACGTTTCCAACTGTGATTCCATTCATCACATcgttgatggaaaggtcgtgcccttggagaTGGATGATTGA